The Streptomyces hundungensis genome contains the following window.
GAGCACGGCAGCTTCGGCCGGCACGACCCCAGCGGCTTCGTGGACCACACCTCCGTCGCCCCCTGAGGACCGCCCGGGAAGGGAGCACCGCCCATGGCCACCGCGCCACGCCCCCGCACCTCCACGCGCGACCCCGAGGAGGTCGGCCGCCGGCTCACCACCTGGCTCGACGCCCGGCTGCCCGGCGCCCGCGTCGGCTCCATCCGGGTGCCGTCCTCCAACGGCATGTCCAGCGAGACCCTGCTCTTCGACATCGAGCACCCCGACACCCCGGTACGCGCCTGCGCCCTGCGGCTCGCCGCCGACCCGGCCGCGTACACCGTCTTCCCCGTGTACGACATGGCCCGCCAGCACCGCGTCATGCGTCTGGTCGCCGAGCACACCGACGTGCCCGTGCCACGGGTGCGCTGGCTGGAAGAAGACCCCGGGCCGCTCGGTGCGCCGTTCTTCGTGATGGACCGCGCGGAGGGACGCGTACCGCCGGACGTCATGCCCTATACGTACGAGGGCAATTGGCTGCACGCCGCCACCGACGCCGAGCGCGCCCGGCTCCAGGAGAACACCGTCTCCGTCCTGGCCAGGCTGCACGATCAATTCCCGTGCCGGGAAGCCGAGTTCCTGCTGCCGGCCGGTAAGGGGTCGCCGCTGCGTCGCCATGTCGAGGCCCAACGGGCCTACTACACATGGGTGGTTGAGGGCGTCCCGCGGTCACCGCTCATCGAAGCGGCCTTCGACTGGCTCGACGCCCACTGGCCCGACGACGAGGGGCCCTCCGGCCTCGTCTGGGGCGACGCCCGCATCGGGAACATCGTCTACGACGGGTTCGAGGCGGCGGCCGTCCTCGACTGGGAGATGGCGGCCTGCGGCCCCCGCGAACTCGACCTCGGCTGGACCGTCTACCTGCACCGCTTCTTCCAGGACCTCACGGTGAGTTTCGGCCAGCTCGGCCTCCCCGACTTCCTGCGGCGCGAGGACATCGAGCGGCGCTACGCCGAACTCA
Protein-coding sequences here:
- a CDS encoding phosphotransferase family protein produces the protein MATAPRPRTSTRDPEEVGRRLTTWLDARLPGARVGSIRVPSSNGMSSETLLFDIEHPDTPVRACALRLAADPAAYTVFPVYDMARQHRVMRLVAEHTDVPVPRVRWLEEDPGPLGAPFFVMDRAEGRVPPDVMPYTYEGNWLHAATDAERARLQENTVSVLARLHDQFPCREAEFLLPAGKGSPLRRHVEAQRAYYTWVVEGVPRSPLIEAAFDWLDAHWPDDEGPSGLVWGDARIGNIVYDGFEAAAVLDWEMAACGPRELDLGWTVYLHRFFQDLTVSFGQLGLPDFLRREDIERRYAELTGHTPRHMEFHTLYAALRHAVVMLRIAYRQLHFGEVEPPADPDALILHRASLEAMVRGTYWS